A DNA window from Bdellovibrio sp. BCCA contains the following coding sequences:
- a CDS encoding glycosyltransferase family 9 protein, which produces MKILVIQLARLGDIYMTWPALRALRRTHPNAEIHFLTRPRFEGAVEGLTAIDCHKSLPVSTILAPLVQEDADIDTSLERLNGVIEDLRAENYDHIINFTFSPVSSYLTHAISQLHTTVTGYSRYNDGTLCLPDEVSSYFFAQVGIGKANRVHLSDVFASMLDLQYTEEDWAAPQLGNAAISLPDCYMAVHVGASEKHKSLTPQAWGRAINYFAKRYQGLPVVLIGAPNEIALANEIQNAAPDAHFVNLVGQTKISELFSVIQEAEILVGCDSAPIHMASLTDTPTFNLSIGNVNFWETGPKATLGFIYRIEDETKLVPERLGEILAMLLEGQVAPELINRKGGLVSYERPDTVLERFQWDLVQALYLGGAYPMAERMEIIQGAIQLQDINAFAMEQIALVPEKGLQIIGPLLDRAEEVIQNISQMVPELSPLISWYQAEKVRIGPGTLEEICTAALNVHDRWARHLEVYIPHEALMQEEEGVDGTL; this is translated from the coding sequence ATGAAAATTCTAGTAATACAACTCGCTAGACTTGGCGATATTTACATGACTTGGCCTGCGTTGCGCGCTCTTCGCCGCACGCATCCGAATGCCGAAATTCATTTCCTGACACGTCCTCGCTTCGAAGGCGCTGTTGAGGGGTTGACCGCTATTGACTGTCATAAGTCGTTGCCAGTGAGCACGATCTTAGCTCCTCTTGTGCAAGAAGATGCTGATATCGATACTTCTTTGGAAAGATTAAACGGTGTCATCGAAGATCTGCGTGCAGAAAACTATGATCACATCATCAATTTTACTTTTTCTCCGGTGTCGAGCTATCTGACCCATGCGATCAGTCAGCTGCACACGACAGTGACGGGATATTCTCGCTACAACGACGGCACTTTGTGTTTGCCTGATGAAGTGAGTTCTTATTTCTTTGCTCAAGTCGGAATTGGTAAAGCCAACCGCGTGCATTTGTCGGATGTCTTTGCTTCGATGTTAGATCTGCAATACACCGAAGAAGATTGGGCGGCTCCTCAGCTTGGCAATGCGGCGATCTCTTTGCCGGATTGTTATATGGCGGTGCATGTCGGTGCCAGTGAAAAGCACAAATCTTTAACTCCGCAAGCTTGGGGACGTGCGATTAATTATTTTGCGAAACGCTATCAAGGTTTACCGGTCGTTTTGATTGGTGCTCCTAACGAAATCGCGTTGGCAAATGAAATTCAAAACGCAGCTCCGGATGCGCATTTCGTAAATCTTGTAGGACAAACGAAAATTTCTGAACTCTTTTCTGTCATTCAAGAGGCGGAAATTCTAGTGGGTTGTGATAGTGCTCCGATTCACATGGCTTCATTGACGGATACTCCGACATTTAATCTGAGTATCGGAAATGTGAATTTCTGGGAGACGGGACCGAAAGCCACGCTTGGTTTTATCTATCGTATTGAAGATGAAACAAAATTGGTTCCTGAGCGTCTAGGCGAAATTTTAGCTATGTTGCTAGAAGGACAAGTGGCTCCCGAGCTTATCAATCGTAAAGGGGGTCTTGTCAGCTATGAAAGACCGGACACGGTTCTTGAGCGTTTTCAGTGGGACCTGGTGCAGGCTCTTTATTTGGGCGGCGCTTATCCCATGGCCGAAAGAATGGAAATTATTCAAGGAGCTATCCAGCTTCAGGACATCAATGCCTTTGCAATGGAGCAAATTGCTCTTGTACCTGAGAAAGGTTTGCAAATTATTGGGCCTTTATTGGATCGTGCGGAAGAAGTTATTCAAAATATTAGCCAGATGGTGCCCGAATTGAGTCCTCTTATTAGCTGGTATCAAGCGGAGAAAGTCCGCATTGGTCCAGGGACTTTAGAGGAAATCTGTACCGCTGCTTTGAATGTTCATGATCGTTGGGCTCGCCATTTGGAAGTCTACATTCCTCACGAAGCTCTTATGCAGGAAGAAGAGGGTGTCGATGGAACGCTTTAA
- a CDS encoding ATP-binding protein, with the protein MLLKTQKFSSILVQDIGVGEGLEFLVQARLYQPMAPRILIAADLTEQEVREGINKAQVFRFMRWPLSEREVWTQLENALQKHSTYLSRSLLLRESSYQNKQLEALTNSLEGMVEERTQYIEMSHREESEKLNRERQLIRFIKDLATQTSFEDILGILRKELRKFHKMGDPILAYRLGGGKTFFLSFQLGHFTQTETMTHFEFPKAAQVPSAELVRYFANHFGRPFIKAYVVPMELRLTSHFVGGEGEAILCIENSLSDKEMGPFIDFMADRMRPLSMALDRVLLENQLSSFSYRWEKTFDGMRDPIAIVDVEYNVVRANRKFTDKFLQHKCYESFAHKKSVCEGCPVPQALKDGRPQAGQIQVDGRVYQVHSYPVLLDHGSRPTNVVNQYVDITQSRELYLQMLQSEKMGAIGMLAGNIAHELNNPLTGLRSLTQVLLQESPKEGNLHADLLEIEKATARSQRIIKNLLDFSKGEDQPSEYISVDEVIERTLPMLKSALRLHRLEVDLETLGSSVFVEPHLLQQVVFNLINNACQAMKDPGRLRVVTKAESGKILIEIEDTGPGIPLEIQRRIFEPFFTTKKEGHGTGLGLSMSKSIIEKFGGTIQFRNVEPHGSCFTIVLPQKRPE; encoded by the coding sequence TTGCTTTTAAAAACCCAGAAATTTTCCTCGATCTTAGTCCAGGACATTGGTGTGGGCGAAGGTTTGGAATTTTTAGTCCAAGCTCGTCTGTATCAACCTATGGCTCCCAGAATTTTAATTGCCGCTGATCTCACAGAACAAGAGGTGCGTGAGGGGATCAATAAAGCGCAGGTGTTCCGATTTATGCGCTGGCCTTTGAGTGAAAGAGAAGTATGGACACAGCTTGAAAATGCTTTGCAAAAGCATTCCACGTACTTGTCTCGTTCATTGCTTTTGAGAGAATCTTCGTATCAAAACAAACAGCTTGAAGCGTTGACCAATTCTCTTGAAGGAATGGTGGAAGAGCGCACGCAGTACATCGAGATGTCTCACCGTGAAGAAAGTGAAAAGCTCAATCGCGAAAGACAGCTTATTCGTTTTATTAAAGATCTCGCGACGCAAACTTCTTTTGAAGACATCTTGGGAATTTTAAGAAAAGAGTTGCGCAAGTTTCATAAAATGGGTGATCCGATCCTGGCGTATCGTTTGGGCGGTGGGAAGACTTTCTTTTTGAGTTTTCAGTTGGGGCATTTTACGCAGACTGAAACTATGACTCATTTCGAGTTTCCAAAAGCGGCGCAAGTTCCCAGTGCAGAGCTTGTGAGATACTTTGCCAATCATTTCGGCCGTCCTTTTATTAAAGCTTATGTTGTTCCGATGGAACTTCGTCTGACCAGTCACTTCGTTGGTGGCGAAGGTGAAGCCATTTTGTGTATTGAAAACTCCCTTTCCGATAAAGAGATGGGACCGTTTATCGATTTTATGGCAGACCGTATGCGCCCGCTCAGCATGGCTTTAGACCGTGTGCTTTTAGAGAATCAGCTTTCCAGTTTTTCATATCGGTGGGAAAAAACATTCGATGGTATGCGCGATCCCATTGCGATTGTGGATGTGGAATACAACGTGGTGCGCGCCAATCGCAAATTCACGGATAAGTTTTTGCAACATAAGTGTTACGAAAGTTTTGCGCATAAAAAATCAGTTTGCGAAGGATGTCCCGTGCCGCAAGCTTTGAAAGACGGTCGTCCACAAGCCGGGCAAATTCAAGTCGACGGTCGCGTGTACCAGGTGCACAGCTATCCGGTTTTGCTTGATCACGGCAGTCGTCCCACGAATGTTGTGAATCAATATGTGGATATCACGCAGTCGCGCGAGCTTTATTTGCAAATGCTTCAAAGTGAAAAAATGGGCGCGATCGGAATGCTCGCAGGAAATATCGCCCATGAACTTAATAACCCTCTGACGGGGCTTCGCTCTTTAACGCAAGTTCTTTTGCAGGAATCTCCGAAAGAGGGCAATTTGCACGCCGATCTTTTGGAAATTGAAAAGGCCACGGCACGTTCGCAAAGAATTATTAAAAATCTTCTCGATTTTTCAAAAGGGGAAGATCAGCCTTCGGAATACATCAGCGTTGATGAAGTGATCGAAAGAACTTTGCCGATGTTGAAATCGGCTTTGCGCCTGCACCGTTTGGAAGTGGATTTAGAAACTTTAGGCAGCAGTGTCTTCGTTGAGCCGCATCTATTACAACAAGTCGTGTTTAATCTGATTAACAATGCTTGTCAGGCAATGAAAGACCCAGGTCGTTTGCGTGTCGTGACAAAAGCGGAATCAGGAAAAATTTTGATTGAGATTGAAGACACGGGACCGGGCATTCCGCTTGAGATTCAACGACGCATCTTTGAACCTTTCTTTACGACAAAAAAAGAGGGACATGGAACGGGTCTTGGGTTAAGTATGTCTAAGTCCATCATTGAAAAATTCGGGGGCACCATCCAGTTTCGTAACGTGGAACCTCATGGCAGTTGTTTCACCATCGTGCTCCCACAAAAGCGTCCGGAGTAA
- a CDS encoding response regulator, with protein MKILIVDDEALVRRSLSRALKSKGYDVMEAVNGTEGLQSWKTWHPDLVFLDVLMPGLTGPEVLKEIGAEGNAKVILMSAFSGEHNMQTAQQMGANLFVPKPFEDIFAIVKMAEELLA; from the coding sequence TTGAAAATTCTGATCGTTGATGATGAAGCTTTAGTTCGCCGCTCTTTAAGCCGTGCTTTAAAAAGCAAAGGCTATGATGTGATGGAAGCTGTGAATGGAACCGAAGGCTTGCAGTCCTGGAAAACATGGCATCCGGATTTGGTTTTTCTTGACGTTTTGATGCCGGGCTTGACGGGACCTGAAGTGCTGAAAGAAATCGGCGCTGAAGGAAACGCGAAAGTGATTTTGATGTCAGCGTTTTCTGGAGAGCACAATATGCAAACGGCTCAGCAGATGGGAGCCAACCTTTTTGTGCCGAAACCTTTTGAGGATATTTTCGCCATCGTAAAAATGGCTGAGGAATTGTTAGCATGA
- the rsmD gene encoding 16S rRNA (guanine(966)-N(2))-methyltransferase RsmD → MRIIAGKYRGHQLVAFKADHIRPTTDRVKETLFNKIQFHIEGAKVVDLFCGTGNLGIEALSRDATFCTFVEKNPKSLTITRQNLEKLKVPSDQYKIINMDVIAYLKSYKGEAFDVILADPPFTEKMAHAVMEAASQSEGFGAHTIMAIESEKKERMEERYGALVRYSQKDYGDKYLNLFCHESALEEGESNE, encoded by the coding sequence ATGAGAATTATCGCGGGCAAGTATCGTGGACATCAACTGGTGGCGTTTAAGGCGGATCATATTCGCCCGACCACAGACCGCGTGAAAGAAACGTTGTTTAATAAAATTCAGTTTCATATCGAAGGGGCTAAAGTTGTCGATCTTTTTTGCGGCACAGGCAACTTAGGGATTGAAGCTCTTTCCAGGGATGCAACCTTTTGCACTTTCGTGGAAAAAAATCCAAAGTCATTGACGATCACTCGTCAGAATTTGGAAAAGCTCAAGGTTCCCAGTGATCAGTATAAAATTATTAACATGGATGTGATTGCGTATTTGAAATCCTACAAGGGCGAAGCCTTTGATGTGATTTTAGCCGATCCTCCATTCACGGAAAAAATGGCTCACGCCGTAATGGAAGCTGCTAGTCAAAGCGAAGGTTTTGGCGCGCATACAATTATGGCAATCGAGTCTGAGAAAAAAGAACGCATGGAAGAGCGTTATGGCGCTTTGGTTCGTTATAGCCAAAAGGACTACGGGGACAAGTATCTGAATTTGTTCTGTCACGAAAGCGCTTTGGAGGAAGGCGAAAGCAATGAGTAA
- the coaD gene encoding pantetheine-phosphate adenylyltransferase, with product MSKIAVYPGSFDPITMGHVDIINRIARQYDQVIVLVAQSSQKQSMFTAEERKALIEKSLSHLKNVKVDIFGGLTVEYMKKANSQVIVRGLRAVVDFEYEMTMANMNRKIAPEIETLLVFASPEYYYISSRGVKELAINGGALKDLVPECVIDALEKKIKK from the coding sequence ATGAGTAAAATCGCGGTTTATCCTGGAAGTTTTGATCCGATCACGATGGGACATGTTGATATCATCAACCGCATTGCTCGTCAGTACGATCAAGTGATTGTTCTCGTGGCGCAGTCTTCACAAAAACAATCCATGTTCACAGCCGAAGAACGCAAAGCTTTGATTGAAAAATCTTTGTCGCATTTAAAGAATGTAAAGGTCGATATTTTTGGTGGACTCACTGTAGAGTATATGAAAAAAGCGAACTCACAGGTCATCGTCAGAGGCCTTCGCGCCGTGGTGGATTTTGAATACGAAATGACGATGGCAAATATGAACAGAAAGATCGCGCCGGAAATTGAAACTCTATTGGTGTTTGCAAGCCCCGAGTACTACTACATCTCTTCTCGTGGCGTGAAAGAGTTGGCCATTAACGGGGGCGCTTTAAAAGATCTGGTTCCTGAATGTGTGATCGATGCGTTAGAAAAGAAGATTAAAAAATAA
- a CDS encoding pyridoxal phosphate-dependent aminotransferase yields the protein MIQLSKRAQNLKTSPTLFLVAKARELASQGHDVISLTVGEPDWPTFKAPSDAGIEAIQKGITKYTPANGTVELRKAISEKIKTELGFDYTPKEITVASGAKYIIFAALQMLCSPGDEVIVATPYWVSYPTMIELADGVPHIVECGEEENFKITPALLEKAINSKTKAFLFCSPSNPTGLQYSAEELKALAEVLRKHPQVAIISDDIYNRLVFDGTKVAPHILQVAPDLRDRTVLVNGGSKAYSMTGWRIGWAAGPERLITAMADYQSQSTGSPSSISQHALLAGLKVSESDISEVVHKLIARKESGMKELSSVSHFKVAEPQGAFYFWVDIRSCLGKTYKDRLIRTSKDFCDILLETFYVATVPGAECGTEGFMRLSFAVSEETMKRAIVRMKDFVGQLV from the coding sequence TTGATTCAGCTTTCAAAAAGAGCCCAAAATTTGAAGACCTCTCCAACATTGTTCCTGGTCGCCAAAGCTCGTGAGCTGGCTTCACAAGGACATGACGTGATCTCCCTCACTGTCGGCGAGCCTGACTGGCCGACATTCAAAGCTCCTTCGGATGCAGGTATCGAAGCTATCCAAAAAGGAATTACGAAATACACTCCTGCGAATGGCACGGTCGAACTTCGCAAAGCCATTTCTGAAAAAATTAAAACCGAGTTGGGATTTGATTATACGCCCAAAGAAATCACGGTTGCCTCAGGAGCGAAGTATATTATCTTCGCCGCCTTGCAAATGCTCTGCTCGCCTGGGGATGAAGTGATTGTCGCAACACCTTACTGGGTCAGCTATCCAACGATGATTGAATTGGCCGATGGCGTGCCTCACATTGTGGAGTGTGGTGAAGAGGAAAATTTCAAAATCACTCCGGCCTTGTTGGAAAAAGCGATCAACTCAAAAACGAAAGCGTTCTTATTTTGCTCTCCCAGCAATCCCACGGGACTTCAATATTCCGCTGAAGAATTGAAAGCTCTCGCGGAAGTTTTAAGAAAACATCCGCAGGTGGCGATTATTTCTGACGATATTTACAACCGCCTGGTTTTCGATGGCACCAAAGTGGCGCCGCATATTTTACAGGTGGCACCGGACTTACGTGATCGCACGGTTTTGGTGAACGGCGGGTCTAAAGCCTACTCGATGACGGGATGGCGTATTGGTTGGGCGGCGGGACCTGAAAGATTGATCACGGCGATGGCGGATTATCAAAGCCAGTCGACGGGATCTCCTTCGAGCATTTCACAGCATGCATTGCTTGCGGGTCTTAAAGTCAGCGAATCAGATATTTCTGAAGTGGTTCATAAATTAATCGCGCGAAAAGAATCCGGCATGAAAGAGCTTTCTTCCGTTTCGCATTTTAAAGTGGCGGAACCACAAGGAGCTTTTTATTTCTGGGTGGATATTCGTTCCTGCCTTGGCAAAACATACAAAGATCGTTTGATCCGCACTTCGAAAGATTTCTGCGATATCTTGCTTGAAACTTTTTACGTGGCGACGGTTCCAGGCGCTGAGTGCGGGACAGAAGGATTTATGCGTTTAAGTTTCGCCGTTTCTGAAGAGACTATGAAGCGAGCGATTGTGAGAATGAAAGACTTTGTAGGACAGCTCGTTTAG
- a CDS encoding DUF2802 domain-containing protein, which produces MSFWFLLQVLVNLILLAGVVGMWVRLNRPPKDDPRLSKGLQLLQSKIAVLEDLSDRTETQVNQLTALLESKVKDIQTKIQASDKQLAKIEQSMQKSLEVAKIFQDRIPHTEILERQNTIKYVKAARLAHQGLSAEEIAQQVDLSMGEIEFIAKVNRDQLMFCEESLPEWVQEEAQVESASDLSDVDNISFMTPLQREAPQDMSNVFEVPKADQDALKKLGEAFKAACQEVKQQEDAAQQTANNVSALFNVTQNIAQNFLGEKPIPAAPTAAPVVTAKPINTNKEAVIRPVEFRRIDMAKDLG; this is translated from the coding sequence GTGAGCTTTTGGTTCTTACTACAAGTTCTAGTGAATTTGATTCTTTTAGCAGGCGTTGTAGGGATGTGGGTTCGCCTTAATCGTCCTCCCAAAGATGATCCTCGTTTGAGCAAAGGCTTGCAGCTTTTGCAAAGCAAGATTGCCGTTCTTGAAGATCTCTCAGATCGCACGGAAACTCAGGTGAACCAACTGACGGCTTTGCTTGAATCGAAGGTCAAAGACATTCAAACAAAAATTCAAGCTTCGGATAAGCAGCTCGCAAAAATTGAACAGAGCATGCAAAAAAGTTTGGAAGTCGCCAAGATTTTCCAAGACCGTATCCCGCATACTGAAATTCTTGAACGCCAGAATACAATTAAGTATGTGAAGGCCGCGCGCTTAGCCCATCAAGGTTTGAGTGCAGAAGAAATCGCACAACAAGTGGATCTTTCCATGGGCGAGATTGAATTTATCGCGAAAGTGAATCGCGATCAGTTGATGTTCTGTGAAGAAAGTCTTCCAGAGTGGGTGCAAGAAGAAGCGCAAGTCGAATCCGCATCTGATTTAAGCGATGTCGATAACATTAGCTTTATGACTCCACTGCAAAGAGAGGCTCCGCAAGACATGAGTAATGTTTTCGAAGTTCCCAAAGCAGATCAAGATGCGCTGAAAAAACTAGGCGAAGCTTTCAAAGCCGCTTGCCAAGAAGTAAAACAACAAGAAGACGCCGCTCAACAAACGGCAAACAACGTTTCTGCGTTGTTCAACGTCACTCAAAATATCGCGCAAAACTTCTTGGGTGAAAAACCAATTCCTGCAGCACCGACGGCGGCTCCAGTGGTGACTGCAAAACCCATCAATACAAATAAAGAAGCTGTGATTCGTCCGGTGGAATTCCGCCGCATCGATATGGCGAAAGATTTGGGATAG
- a CDS encoding SRPBCC family protein gives MSEVIQKSITLHAEPSKIWEALTTPEELSEWWNDGVVIEPEIGGLFKEPWVDSEGVAQVATGKILEAREKEELKFTWHEKDWPVEWETECSFKIDDNGEERVLTVTHDGWEHLPEDKRENVIKDFETAWAIHLKELKSFIDLSP, from the coding sequence ATGAGTGAAGTCATTCAGAAATCCATAACTTTGCATGCAGAACCTTCGAAAATCTGGGAGGCTTTAACGACTCCTGAGGAGCTTTCAGAGTGGTGGAATGACGGCGTCGTTATCGAGCCTGAAATCGGCGGACTTTTTAAGGAACCTTGGGTGGATAGCGAAGGCGTCGCGCAAGTGGCTACAGGAAAAATTCTGGAGGCCCGCGAAAAAGAAGAACTTAAATTCACCTGGCACGAGAAAGACTGGCCCGTTGAGTGGGAAACGGAGTGCTCTTTCAAGATTGATGATAATGGTGAAGAACGCGTGCTTACTGTCACGCATGACGGATGGGAGCATCTTCCCGAAGATAAACGCGAAAACGTGATCAAAGATTTTGAGACAGCGTGGGCAATTCATCTCAAAGAATTAAAATCTTTTATTGATCTCAGTCCTTAA
- a CDS encoding S8 family serine peptidase, with amino-acid sequence MRSLLFVFTFLAFASVSFASSENLSWPVKDPENLRLKKLISLDHENLPVSGKDVVVAVIDTGASAITKPLAKHLVPGWNFIDDNASTMDLDGHGTPVAGIVTLIAPSVKIMPLLVIKEYGSQDDIVDATVYAIKHNVPVINLSVTFTEEMLRRVRDTVGAESFKKSLLVLASGNSGERYPSLQERWPNVIVVGTIGLDLPIHSTSYSVYGPDVDIAAPSGDAEDGIATYSPFSTSLHPFNGTSGAAPVVAGAAALLKEKFPKAQGADLKKMLITKTCHSKEINVFEGRLLNIGRLFDKAYKCF; translated from the coding sequence ATGCGTAGTTTGTTATTTGTTTTTACATTCTTAGCGTTTGCCAGTGTGTCTTTTGCCTCGAGTGAAAACCTCTCATGGCCTGTGAAAGATCCCGAAAATCTTCGCCTTAAAAAACTGATTTCCTTAGATCACGAAAATCTTCCTGTTTCCGGAAAAGACGTGGTCGTTGCGGTGATTGATACGGGAGCTTCCGCTATCACGAAACCTTTAGCCAAGCACTTGGTTCCCGGTTGGAATTTTATCGATGACAATGCTTCGACGATGGATCTTGACGGCCACGGAACTCCTGTCGCAGGAATTGTGACCTTGATTGCTCCTTCCGTTAAAATCATGCCTTTGTTGGTGATAAAGGAATATGGTTCTCAAGATGACATCGTCGATGCCACGGTTTACGCAATCAAACACAACGTCCCTGTGATCAATCTTTCAGTGACGTTCACGGAAGAGATGTTAAGACGCGTGCGTGATACTGTCGGTGCTGAAAGTTTTAAGAAAAGTCTTTTGGTTTTAGCTTCCGGAAACTCCGGGGAACGTTACCCGAGTTTACAAGAAAGATGGCCCAACGTGATTGTTGTCGGCACCATCGGTCTGGATCTTCCGATTCATTCTACTTCGTACTCCGTTTACGGTCCTGATGTGGATATCGCAGCACCGTCGGGAGATGCCGAAGATGGCATTGCCACCTACAGCCCTTTTTCAACTTCTTTGCATCCTTTCAATGGAACTTCGGGAGCGGCTCCCGTCGTTGCCGGAGCTGCCGCTTTACTAAAAGAAAAATTCCCGAAGGCACAAGGTGCCGATCTTAAGAAAATGCTGATAACAAAGACCTGCCACTCTAAAGAAATCAATGTTTTTGAAGGGCGTCTTTTGAATATTGGTCGTCTCTTCGATAAAGCCTACAAATGTTTTTAA